The Fortiea contorta PCC 7126 genome has a segment encoding these proteins:
- a CDS encoding Tll0287-like domain-containing protein, which yields MLKNLKIGTKVNLLLTIVFIVSIFVSGTALSSVLQHKAQNEVTNKALILIKAMNAVRNYTQNRINPLLAARLETEPAFIAETVPAYSATEVFENLRKNEEYKNFLYKEATLNPTNLRDKADNFETQLVERFRSNTNLKELSGYRDFAEGKVFYIANPLVITDQKCLRCHSTPEQAPKSQLATYGTENGFGWKLNQIVAAQVISVPSEEIFDNAKQTWSLITGILIAVFAVILLLINFLIKKYVVQRIRKIEKIAQQVSTGDMDASFEENSQDEIGGLAAAFNRMKSSLEIAMKLLNQKN from the coding sequence ATGTTAAAAAACTTAAAAATAGGTACAAAAGTTAACTTACTGCTCACAATAGTTTTTATAGTCAGCATTTTCGTCAGCGGTACGGCTCTATCAAGTGTGTTGCAACACAAAGCACAAAATGAAGTAACCAATAAAGCGCTGATTCTCATCAAAGCGATGAATGCTGTCAGAAACTACACACAAAATCGCATCAATCCCCTGCTAGCAGCTAGACTGGAAACAGAACCCGCTTTCATCGCCGAAACAGTACCAGCTTATTCTGCCACAGAAGTATTTGAGAATTTGCGGAAAAACGAAGAATATAAAAATTTTCTTTATAAAGAAGCCACTTTGAATCCGACAAATTTAAGAGATAAAGCTGATAATTTTGAAACACAACTTGTCGAGCGTTTTCGCAGCAATACCAACCTTAAAGAACTATCAGGCTACCGTGATTTTGCTGAAGGTAAAGTATTTTATATAGCCAATCCTCTAGTAATTACAGATCAGAAATGTCTGCGCTGTCATTCCACACCAGAACAGGCTCCTAAAAGTCAGTTAGCAACCTATGGTACAGAAAATGGTTTTGGATGGAAACTCAATCAAATTGTCGCCGCCCAAGTGATTTCCGTGCCCTCGGAAGAGATTTTTGATAACGCCAAACAAACTTGGTCTTTAATTACGGGAATCTTAATAGCTGTGTTTGCAGTCATCTTGCTGCTAATTAATTTTCTCATCAAAAAATATGTAGTGCAACGAATTAGAAAAATTGAAAAAATAGCGCAGCAAGTTAGTACTGGTGATATGGATGCTAGCTTTGAGGAAAATTCTCAAGACGAAATTGGTGGGTTAGCAGCCGCATTCAATCGCATGAAATCTAGTTTGGAAATAGCTATGAAGTTATTAAACCAGAAAAACTAA
- a CDS encoding nitrilase-related carbon-nitrogen hydrolase, producing the protein MVANTDNLESFRALALQVTCYAVNQASDRLSARAMMLDSINRLERQIAASIAFIGTDCRLIVLPEYFLTGFPLGESLAVWAEKACLEMDGPEYGALSKIAQKHGIFLAGNAYELDPNFPKLYFQTCFVIDPAGMVVLRYRRLNSMFAPTPHDVWDRYLECYGWDGVFPVAKTAIGNLAALASEEILYPEVSRCLAMRGAEIFLHSTSETYNKTLTPKDAAKITRAVENQAYVVSSNTAGIVNTPIPQASVDGGSKIIDHRGIVVAETSAGESMAAFAEINLAALRRDRLRPGLNNLLSRQRFELYAQSYLQSHFYPPNTMLEGEIDRRHFITTQQATIERLVKLGVIQD; encoded by the coding sequence ATGGTAGCTAATACTGATAATCTGGAATCATTCCGTGCTTTGGCACTACAAGTTACTTGTTATGCGGTGAATCAAGCGAGCGATCGCTTATCGGCTCGTGCTATGATGCTCGATTCTATTAACCGCTTGGAACGACAAATCGCGGCGAGTATTGCTTTTATTGGCACTGATTGTCGTTTAATTGTTTTACCAGAATATTTTCTGACTGGTTTTCCGTTGGGTGAATCCCTCGCAGTTTGGGCAGAAAAAGCCTGTTTAGAAATGGATGGGCCTGAGTATGGAGCTTTAAGTAAAATTGCTCAGAAACATGGCATATTTTTAGCTGGTAATGCCTACGAACTCGACCCCAATTTTCCCAAATTATACTTCCAAACTTGCTTTGTGATTGATCCGGCGGGAATGGTAGTGTTGCGCTATCGGCGGTTAAATTCGATGTTTGCTCCTACGCCTCATGATGTCTGGGATCGGTATCTAGAATGTTATGGCTGGGATGGGGTTTTCCCGGTGGCGAAAACGGCGATTGGGAATTTGGCAGCTTTGGCATCTGAAGAAATTTTATATCCTGAAGTGTCGCGGTGTTTAGCGATGCGGGGGGCAGAAATTTTTCTCCATTCCACTTCGGAAACGTATAACAAAACTTTGACGCCGAAGGACGCCGCCAAAATTACTAGGGCGGTGGAAAATCAAGCTTATGTAGTGTCCTCGAATACAGCAGGTATCGTGAATACTCCCATACCTCAAGCTTCAGTTGATGGGGGTTCTAAAATTATTGATCATCGCGGAATAGTTGTCGCAGAAACATCTGCAGGTGAAAGTATGGCAGCTTTTGCTGAGATAAACTTGGCCGCTTTAAGACGCGATCGCCTGCGACCAGGGTTAAATAATTTACTTTCCCGTCAACGATTCGAGCTATACGCCCAAAGTTACCTGCAGTCGCATTTTTATCCACCAAATACTATGCTGGAAGGGGAAATAGACCGCAGACATTTTATCACCACCCAGCAAGCCACGATTGAGCGTTTAGTTAAATTGGGAGTAATTCAAGATTAG
- a CDS encoding protein kinase domain-containing protein, with protein sequence MLGNLLDGRYQVLQVLGGGGFGQTYIAEDTHRPGSPKCVVKHLKPITHNPEFLKTARRLFTSEAETLEKLGSHDQIPRLLAYFEENQEFFLVQDFIAGNSLKAELLPGQKWTEEQVIQLLYQILIVLEFIHSQKVIHRDIKPENIIRREQDNKLVLIDFGAVKQVQNQLFTVPGQTDISIAIGTPGYMSTEQGRGKPRPNSDIYSLGMIGIQALTGLHPRQMEEDHNTGEIHWQHQAIVSPGLSEILSKMVLHHFKERYQSATNVIEALQQLHTQIEVQLTQAPLAISSFFPPVINKSPDKIATTEQYNYLENMLLEFVGPVAPTLLRQIALSAPSYEELIDNLAVHLTEQQQTQFKQKATSMFKESTLKQESQSKNLPTNTPQTSQPQINAVESISENFIRQCERELANLIGPIANFIVQKSLSSAPQISRTELIKILAAEIPDSQKALKFQERLLTLKD encoded by the coding sequence ATGTTAGGAAATTTACTAGACGGGCGTTATCAAGTCCTCCAGGTTCTGGGTGGAGGAGGATTCGGTCAAACATACATTGCTGAAGACACCCATCGACCGGGTTCGCCAAAATGTGTTGTCAAGCATCTCAAGCCAATTACGCATAACCCAGAGTTTCTGAAAACTGCTAGGCGACTATTTACTAGCGAAGCAGAAACATTAGAAAAGTTAGGAAGTCACGACCAAATTCCCCGACTTTTAGCTTACTTTGAAGAGAACCAAGAATTTTTTTTGGTGCAAGATTTTATTGCTGGAAATTCCCTGAAAGCAGAACTACTACCGGGTCAAAAATGGACAGAAGAGCAAGTTATTCAACTTTTATATCAAATATTAATTGTTCTGGAATTTATTCATAGTCAAAAAGTTATCCATCGTGATATTAAACCAGAAAATATTATTAGAAGAGAACAAGACAACAAGTTAGTGTTAATTGATTTTGGCGCAGTCAAGCAAGTTCAAAATCAACTGTTCACAGTTCCAGGACAAACAGATATTAGTATTGCTATCGGCACACCAGGATACATGTCAACAGAACAGGGACGAGGTAAACCCCGCCCTAACAGTGATATTTATTCTTTAGGAATGATTGGTATCCAGGCGCTGACGGGGTTGCATCCTAGACAAATGGAAGAAGACCACAATACAGGAGAAATTCACTGGCAACATCAAGCTATAGTTAGTCCAGGGTTGTCAGAAATACTATCAAAAATGGTGTTGCACCATTTCAAAGAACGCTACCAATCAGCAACAAATGTGATTGAAGCTCTACAGCAACTGCATACTCAAATAGAGGTGCAATTAACTCAAGCACCGTTAGCTATTTCCTCATTTTTTCCACCTGTAATTAACAAATCACCTGATAAAATTGCCACCACAGAACAGTATAACTATTTAGAAAATATGCTTTTAGAATTTGTCGGACCTGTCGCCCCGACGCTGTTACGACAAATAGCATTATCAGCGCCCAGTTATGAAGAATTAATTGATAATTTAGCAGTTCATCTCACAGAGCAACAACAAACTCAGTTTAAGCAGAAAGCAACTTCGATGTTCAAGGAATCAACTCTTAAACAGGAAAGCCAATCTAAAAATTTACCAACCAATACACCCCAGACTAGTCAACCGCAAATAAATGCAGTAGAGTCAATCAGCGAAAACTTTATCCGTCAGTGTGAGCGAGAATTAGCCAATTTAATTGGGCCCATCGCTAATTTTATTGTCCAAAAATCCCTGAGTTCTGCTCCGCAAATTTCTCGCACAGAACTCATAAAGATTCTCGCAGCGGAAATTCCTGACTCCCAAAAAGCTTTAAAATTTCAAGAACGTCTACTAACACTCAAAGATTAA
- a CDS encoding phosphate/phosphite/phosphonate ABC transporter substrate-binding protein encodes MRWQFSRRFFLFQLLSWIIAGCESTPKSTGILTVGVINYDGGEDIIQRYTRFNNLLGKKAKAHIRLEPVFNENKAIERLESRAWSLVFAPPGIAAIAITRHQYISLFPMVGVSNLRSVFVVRKDSPIRDLKQLQNQIVALGQLGSATGYYFPLYNLFGLTLAEILFASTPKAVLELVATGKAAAGAVSLAEFNLYSPLLQQTEFRILYTDPHYVPLGVVLIGPSVERNHQESIRKIMSDFPSALTQEAGYIPNGKIPDYEYMISIVERVNLITPNIRNKPVRLVLNS; translated from the coding sequence ATGCGTTGGCAATTTTCACGTCGGTTTTTCTTATTTCAGCTACTATCTTGGATAATTGCTGGATGCGAATCAACGCCAAAATCTACGGGTATATTAACTGTTGGCGTCATCAATTATGATGGTGGAGAGGATATAATTCAGCGATATACTCGATTTAATAATTTATTAGGTAAAAAAGCTAAAGCACACATTCGTCTAGAACCAGTTTTTAATGAAAATAAAGCAATAGAACGGCTAGAATCTCGTGCTTGGTCGTTGGTATTTGCTCCACCGGGTATAGCAGCGATCGCAATTACTCGTCACCAATATATTAGTCTATTTCCTATGGTAGGTGTGAGTAATTTGCGTTCAGTGTTTGTGGTTCGCAAAGATAGTCCAATTCGCGATTTGAAACAACTACAAAATCAAATAGTTGCGCTTGGTCAATTAGGGTCAGCAACTGGATATTATTTCCCTCTTTATAATCTTTTTGGTTTAACACTAGCAGAGATATTATTTGCATCTACACCGAAAGCAGTTTTAGAATTAGTAGCCACAGGAAAAGCAGCTGCGGGCGCTGTTTCTTTGGCAGAATTTAATCTCTACAGTCCATTGCTACAACAAACTGAGTTTCGCATACTTTATACAGATCCCCATTATGTACCATTGGGTGTGGTTTTAATTGGGCCCAGTGTAGAACGCAACCACCAAGAATCAATTCGCAAAATTATGAGTGATTTTCCCTCAGCTTTAACTCAAGAAGCCGGCTATATACCTAATGGCAAAATACCTGATTATGAATATATGATTTCTATAGTTGAACGGGTGAACTTGATTACTCCTAATATTAGGAATAAACCTGTGCGATTAGTTCTGAATTCTTAA
- the fni gene encoding type 2 isopentenyl-diphosphate Delta-isomerase yields the protein MNAPTSTSAPTQSRKADHIRICLEEDVQCHQATNGLENYRFIHCCLPEINRDEINLGTTFLGKHLNAPLLISSMTGGTEQAGMINRRLAEVAQNYKIAMGVGSQRVAVEKPAVADTFAVRKYAPDVLLFANLGAVQLNYQYGLDECRRVVDILEADALILHLNPLQECIQTQGDTNFKGLLDKMQILCSKLTIPVIAKEVGNGISAVMAQKLIAAGVRAIDVAGTGGTSWAKVESERAENPLQRRLGRTFADWGLSTAECITSIRAIAPDVPLIASGGLRHGLDIAMAIALGADLAGLAMPFLKAAALSEAAVADLIEVLIAELTTVLFCTGNATLEKLQHSQSLQRLPGK from the coding sequence GTGAACGCCCCCACTAGCACATCAGCACCAACTCAGTCACGCAAAGCAGATCACATCCGTATTTGCTTAGAGGAAGATGTCCAGTGTCACCAAGCTACTAATGGACTAGAAAACTATCGTTTTATCCATTGTTGTTTACCGGAAATCAACCGGGATGAGATTAATCTCGGCACAACTTTCTTAGGAAAACACCTCAATGCACCTCTGCTGATTTCTTCAATGACGGGGGGAACAGAACAAGCAGGAATGATTAATCGGCGTCTAGCGGAAGTGGCGCAAAACTACAAAATTGCTATGGGTGTCGGTTCCCAGCGCGTAGCAGTGGAAAAGCCCGCTGTGGCTGACACTTTCGCTGTCCGTAAGTATGCTCCTGATGTGCTGTTATTTGCTAACTTAGGGGCTGTGCAACTGAACTATCAATATGGTTTAGATGAATGTCGGCGAGTGGTGGATATTCTGGAGGCGGATGCTTTAATTTTGCACCTCAATCCGCTGCAAGAATGCATCCAAACTCAAGGTGATACTAATTTTAAAGGATTGCTTGACAAAATGCAAATTTTGTGCAGTAAATTAACTATACCCGTGATTGCGAAGGAAGTAGGAAATGGCATTTCTGCAGTCATGGCACAAAAGCTAATTGCAGCGGGGGTGAGAGCGATTGATGTCGCGGGGACTGGTGGTACTTCCTGGGCAAAGGTCGAAAGCGAACGAGCAGAAAATCCCTTACAACGCCGCTTGGGTAGGACTTTTGCTGATTGGGGTTTATCCACAGCAGAGTGTATTACGAGTATCCGAGCGATCGCCCCAGATGTACCTTTAATTGCGTCGGGAGGGTTGCGTCACGGACTAGATATTGCTATGGCGATCGCCCTGGGAGCCGATTTGGCTGGTTTAGCAATGCCATTTCTCAAAGCCGCAGCTTTATCAGAAGCCGCAGTTGCAGACTTAATTGAAGTCTTAATTGCCGAACTGACCACAGTGTTATTTTGTACTGGTAATGCTACCTTAGAAAAGTTGCAACATTCTCAAAGTTTACAGCGCCTACCGGGGAAATGA
- a CDS encoding aldehyde dehydrogenase family protein, with product MNQSIEVRNPRTGKFDYVIIPPPPKLLAQQCHRLRRAQVRWQQLGLEGRIAALQEWKQAILAMRDRLTEALVNDTGRLSVSEMEIDSFVSSLDRWCKLAPDLLQESAKNTTIPFISLQPSAVPYPLVGVISPWNFPLLLSTIDTIPALIAGCAVIVKPSEIAPRFVAPLTTALNTVPKLREVLTFIEGAGATGYALIEHVDLVCFTGSVATGRKVAEAAAKNFIPAFVELGGKDPAIVLASADLELATSAILWGAVVNTGQSCLSIERIYVAESICEEFVKQLVLKAQKLKLAYPTVESGEIGPIIAERQAAIISDHLLDAVEKGAVVHCGGQIEELGGGWWFRPTVLTQVNHSMKIMTEETFGPIMPVMTFSTVEEAINLANDSIYGLSAAVFAGSEASAIEVAQQIDAGAISINDAALTAIMHEGEKNAFKFSGLGGSRMGSAAIKRFTRKKVFLIKTNTNKDPWWFDD from the coding sequence ATGAATCAATCAATAGAAGTTCGCAATCCCAGGACAGGCAAATTTGACTATGTAATTATACCGCCGCCACCGAAGCTATTGGCACAGCAATGTCATCGTTTGCGGCGGGCACAGGTACGCTGGCAACAATTAGGTTTAGAAGGGAGAATTGCGGCATTACAAGAGTGGAAACAAGCGATATTGGCTATGCGCGATCGCTTGACAGAGGCTTTGGTGAATGATACTGGTAGACTATCTGTCTCTGAGATGGAAATTGATTCTTTTGTCTCCAGCCTTGACCGCTGGTGTAAATTAGCTCCCGATTTACTCCAAGAATCAGCAAAAAATACCACCATCCCGTTTATTTCACTGCAACCATCAGCCGTCCCCTACCCCCTAGTTGGGGTGATTAGTCCCTGGAATTTTCCCTTATTGCTCTCGACAATTGATACAATTCCTGCTTTGATAGCAGGTTGTGCAGTAATTGTCAAGCCTAGTGAAATTGCACCCCGCTTCGTCGCACCCCTAACAACAGCATTGAATACGGTTCCTAAACTGCGTGAAGTCCTGACTTTCATTGAAGGAGCAGGTGCAACCGGATATGCTTTGATTGAACATGTAGATTTAGTATGTTTTACCGGTAGTGTGGCTACGGGGAGAAAAGTTGCGGAGGCGGCGGCGAAAAATTTTATCCCCGCTTTTGTAGAATTGGGAGGGAAAGATCCAGCGATCGTTTTAGCATCAGCGGATTTAGAATTAGCTACATCAGCGATTTTGTGGGGCGCTGTTGTGAACACCGGACAATCATGCTTATCAATTGAAAGAATTTATGTTGCAGAATCGATATGTGAGGAGTTTGTCAAGCAACTAGTTCTCAAAGCCCAAAAGCTGAAATTAGCTTACCCTACAGTCGAAAGTGGCGAAATCGGCCCCATTATCGCCGAAAGACAAGCAGCAATTATTAGCGACCATCTCCTAGACGCGGTGGAAAAAGGAGCGGTAGTTCACTGTGGTGGACAAATTGAAGAATTAGGTGGGGGTTGGTGGTTTCGTCCTACAGTCCTCACCCAAGTCAACCACTCGATGAAAATCATGACCGAAGAAACTTTCGGCCCTATCATGCCTGTAATGACTTTTTCTACAGTGGAAGAAGCAATTAATTTAGCCAATGACTCAATTTATGGATTGAGTGCGGCGGTATTTGCGGGTTCAGAAGCATCTGCAATCGAAGTAGCCCAGCAAATAGATGCAGGTGCAATTAGTATCAATGATGCAGCTTTGACTGCAATCATGCATGAAGGAGAGAAAAACGCCTTCAAATTTTCTGGATTAGGAGGGTCGCGGATGGGTTCAGCCGCTATCAAACGATTTACGCGAAAAAAAGTTTTTTTAATTAAAACTAACACAAATAAAGACCCTTGGTGGTTCGATGATTAA